One Gloeobacter morelensis MG652769 DNA window includes the following coding sequences:
- the cysQ gene encoding 3'(2'),5'-bisphosphate nucleotidase CysQ, translating to MQSLTLSTQLIQQVVDLARRAGEAIMEIYNQADVGTVYKEDNSPLTQADLVSHRLIVGELTKLTPDLPVLSEESRSKPYEERRSWSRFWLVDPIDGTKEFIKRNGEFTVNIALIEDGEPVAGVVHAPAVQTTYWSARGLGAFKQIGEAKAQPIRAVVPASTPMLVVASRSHSGAETEAFLAKLRELGDIDVISIGSSLKLCLVAEGAAHLYPRYGPTMEWDTAAAHSVVVEAGGTVTNLKGETLQYNKADLLNPYFAVLGDLPPELRAQIVERL from the coding sequence ATGCAAAGCTTGACACTATCTACCCAACTGATCCAGCAGGTCGTCGATCTCGCCAGACGGGCGGGAGAAGCGATTATGGAAATTTATAACCAGGCAGATGTCGGTACAGTCTACAAGGAGGACAATTCGCCCCTGACCCAGGCGGATCTGGTGTCCCACCGGCTGATTGTCGGCGAGCTGACCAAACTGACCCCGGATCTGCCCGTACTCTCCGAGGAATCCCGCTCGAAGCCCTACGAGGAGCGCCGGAGCTGGTCGCGCTTCTGGCTGGTCGACCCGATCGACGGCACCAAAGAATTCATCAAGCGCAACGGCGAATTTACCGTCAACATCGCTCTGATCGAAGACGGCGAGCCGGTGGCGGGGGTCGTCCACGCACCGGCCGTCCAGACGACCTACTGGTCGGCCCGCGGCCTGGGCGCTTTTAAGCAAATCGGTGAGGCCAAAGCCCAACCGATTCGGGCAGTCGTACCCGCGAGCACCCCGATGCTGGTGGTCGCCAGCCGTTCCCACAGCGGTGCTGAGACTGAGGCATTTCTTGCCAAACTGCGCGAACTGGGCGATATCGACGTCATCTCGATCGGCAGTTCCCTGAAACTGTGCCTGGTGGCCGAAGGGGCCGCGCACCTCTATCCGCGCTACGGCCCGACTATGGAATGGGACACCGCCGCCGCCCACAGCGTCGTGGTCGAGGCCGGCGGCACCGTCACCAATCTCAAAGGTGAAACGCTCCAGTACAACAAAGCCGACCTGCTCAATCCGTATTTTGCCGTGCTGGGCGATCTGCCCCCCGAACTGAGAGCCCAGATCGTCGAACGGCTCTGA
- a CDS encoding glycoside hydrolase family 13 protein: MQIHTPNWVKHAIFYQIFPDRFSRTQQLKQKLLQAVSFEDWAAAPTLYGYKGGDLWGVIEKFDYLSDLGINAIYFTPIFQSASNHRYHTHDYYRVDPLLGGNEAFKALLDAAHARDIKVVLDGVFNHASRGFFFFHDILENGQLSPWLDWFKIEGWPLSPYNVEQPANYACWDNNRALPQFNHANPVVREYIMEIGEYWIKAGIDGWRLDVPACVEAEGFWQEFRDRVKAINPEAYIVGEIWEDARQWLDGTQFDGVMNYLFAAPTIAFTAGDRVQVQYVQDRSYRPYPAMFAVEYKEAIDKLLGLYDWEIQLAQLNLLDSHDTARVLTIAGGDRASVELATLLLLTFPGAPSIYYGDEVGLPGGIDPDSRQGFPPESQWNNELLALHRDLIALRHRHEALRIGNYRSVYASGQCYVFERRLEAQVLLVAVNAGTEPARVTLEAPGQTYPEKVLFGPGQVEAAEGHLELSLPARSGLVLG; the protein is encoded by the coding sequence ATGCAGATTCATACGCCGAACTGGGTAAAGCACGCCATCTTCTATCAAATCTTCCCGGACCGCTTCTCCCGCACCCAGCAGTTAAAACAAAAGCTGTTGCAGGCGGTCTCCTTCGAGGATTGGGCCGCCGCCCCGACCCTCTACGGCTACAAAGGCGGGGATCTGTGGGGGGTGATCGAAAAATTCGATTATCTGTCGGATCTGGGCATCAACGCCATTTATTTCACTCCGATATTCCAATCGGCGAGTAACCACCGCTACCATACCCACGACTACTACAGAGTCGATCCGCTGCTGGGAGGAAACGAGGCGTTCAAGGCCTTGCTCGATGCCGCCCACGCCCGCGACATCAAAGTGGTGCTCGACGGTGTATTTAACCACGCGAGCCGCGGTTTTTTCTTCTTCCACGACATCCTTGAAAACGGTCAACTCTCCCCGTGGCTCGACTGGTTTAAGATCGAAGGCTGGCCCCTCTCGCCCTACAACGTTGAGCAGCCCGCCAACTATGCCTGCTGGGACAACAACCGCGCCCTGCCCCAGTTCAACCATGCCAATCCGGTGGTGCGCGAGTACATCATGGAGATTGGCGAGTACTGGATCAAAGCGGGTATCGACGGCTGGCGCCTCGATGTGCCTGCCTGCGTAGAAGCGGAAGGTTTCTGGCAGGAATTTCGCGACCGCGTCAAGGCAATCAATCCCGAGGCCTACATCGTCGGCGAAATCTGGGAGGATGCCCGCCAGTGGCTCGACGGTACCCAGTTCGACGGGGTGATGAATTATCTGTTTGCCGCCCCGACCATCGCCTTTACCGCCGGGGATCGCGTCCAGGTGCAGTACGTGCAGGACCGTTCCTACAGGCCCTACCCGGCGATGTTTGCCGTCGAGTACAAAGAGGCGATCGACAAATTGTTGGGGCTGTACGACTGGGAGATCCAGCTGGCGCAGCTCAACTTGCTCGATAGCCACGACACGGCCAGGGTCCTGACCATCGCCGGAGGCGACCGCGCGAGTGTGGAACTGGCGACGTTGCTGTTGCTCACTTTTCCCGGAGCGCCCAGCATCTACTACGGCGACGAGGTGGGCCTGCCCGGCGGCATCGATCCCGATTCGCGCCAGGGTTTTCCTCCCGAATCGCAGTGGAATAACGAACTGCTCGCGCTGCACCGCGACTTGATTGCCCTGCGCCACCGCCACGAGGCGCTGCGTATCGGTAACTACAGAAGCGTCTATGCCTCCGGCCAGTGCTATGTCTTCGAGCGCCGCCTGGAGGCGCAAGTGCTGCTGGTGGCCGTCAACGCCGGGACCGAACCGGCGCGCGTCACCCTCGAAGCTCCTGGGCAAACCTACCCGGAAAAAGTGCTCTTTGGTCCCGGCCAGGTGGAAGCCGCCGAAGGGCATCTGGAATTGAGCCTGCCGGCCCGCAGCGGGCTGGTGCTGGGGTAG